Proteins co-encoded in one Anabas testudineus chromosome 8, fAnaTes1.2, whole genome shotgun sequence genomic window:
- the fahd1 gene encoding acylpyruvase FAHD1, mitochondrial: protein MTTRNISRFWEWGRKIICVGRNYADHAKELKNAIPTEPVLFLKPPSAYVKEGSPILVPLYTSNLHHEVELGVVIGKGGTAIAQSSAMEHVAGYALCLDMTARDIQDECKSKGLPWTLAKAFNTSCPVSEFIPRERIPDPSNIKLWLKVNDQLRQSGSTSQMMFSIPYLISYISDFITLEEGDLILTGTPKGVSAVQEHDELQAGIEDVVTMSFRVQRQEQ from the coding sequence ATGACAACGCGAAATATATCTCGGTTTTGGGAATGGGGAAGGAAGATTATTTGTGTTGGGAGGAACTATGCGGACCACGCCAAAGAGCTGAAGAACGCGATTCCCACAGAGCCCGTCCTGTTCTTGAAGCCTCCATCTGCATATGTCAAAGAGGGCTCCCCCATCCTGGTTCCTCTGTACACCAGCAACTTGCACCATGAAGTCGAGTTAGGGGTGGTGATCGGTAAAGGGGGCACAGCCATCGCACAGTCCTCGGCTATGGAGCACGTTGCAGGTTACGCACTGTGCTTGGACATGACAGCTCGAGACATCCAGGACGAGTGCAAGTCCAAGGGTCTGCCCTGGACCCTTGCCAAAGCTTTCAACACCTCCTGTCCTGTCAGTGAGTTCATCCCCAGAGAGCGCATCCCCGACCCGAGTAACATCAAGCTTTGGCTAAAGGTGAATGACCAGCTGAGACAGAGCGGCTCCACCTCTCAGATGATGTTTTCCATCCCCTATCTAATCAGCTACATCAGCGACTTCATCACCCTGGAGGAGGGGGATCTCATCCTGACAGGGACCCCTAAAGGAGTCTCCGCCGTGCAGGAGCATGACGAGCTGCAGGCTGGGATCGAAGACGTTGTCACAATGAGCTTCAGAGTGCAAAGACAAGAGCAGtag
- the LOC113163648 gene encoding hydroxyacylglutathione hydrolase, mitochondrial-like isoform X2, producing MRVELVPALSDNYMYLLIDADTKEAAIVDPVEPIKVVEAVRKHGVKLTTILTTHHHWDHASGNEKMVKIMPGLKVYGGDDRVDALTKKVSHSHNFKLGSLNVKCLFTPCHTTGHICYYVTKENSTEPPAVFTGDTLFVAGCGKFFEGTAEQMYKALIEILGRLPPETRVYCGHEYTVSNLKFARHVEPDNEVILKKLAWAKEKCSNGEPTIPSTLADEFTFNPFMRVKEKSVQDHVKQTNPIETMRSLRKEKDGFRVPKE from the exons ATGAGGGTTGAACTTGTCCCAGCGCTCAGTGACAACTACATGTACCTCCTGATTGATGCAGACACGAAAGAAGCAGCCATTGTTGACCCTGTGGAGCCAATTAAG gTTGTGGAGGCTGTAAGAAAACATGGCGTAAAACTCACAACAATTCTGACCACTCATCATCATTG GGACCATGCTAGTGGAAATGAAAAGATGGTGAAGATAATGCCAGGGCTGAAGGTCTACGGAGGGGATGACAGAGTTGATGCTCTGACAAAGAAAGTTTCCCATTCCCACAATTTCAAA CTTGGATcactaaatgtcaaatgtctgtTTACACCATGTCACACAACTGGTCACATCTGCTACTatgtgacaaaagaaaacagcactgaGCCACCAGCTGTTTTCACAG GGGACACGCTGTTTGTGGCAGGTTGTGGTAAATTCTTCGAGGGTACAGCAGAGCAGATGTACAAAGCCTTGATAGAAATTCTGGGACGCCTGCCTCCTGAAACA cgtGTTTACTGTGGTCATGAATACACTGTCAGCAATCTGAAATTTGCTCGTCATGTGGAACCAGACAATGAAGTAATTCTAAAGAAATTAGCATGGGCAAAG gaGAAATGCAGCAATGGAGAACCCACGATTCCATCCACTTTGGCAGATGAATTCACATTTAACCCCTTTATGAGAGTAAA aGAGAAGTCTGTTCAAGATCACGTTAAGCAGACAAATCCGATCGAAACAATGAGAAGCCTCCGGAAAGAGAAGGATGGTTTCCGGGTGCCCAAGGAGTGA
- the LOC113163648 gene encoding hydroxyacylglutathione hydrolase, mitochondrial-like isoform X1, with protein sequence MLFKSLVGSACTLIGAATALRFAPVEVQAQAAALLHSAVRKTSLVEQANMRVELVPALSDNYMYLLIDADTKEAAIVDPVEPIKVVEAVRKHGVKLTTILTTHHHWDHASGNEKMVKIMPGLKVYGGDDRVDALTKKVSHSHNFKLGSLNVKCLFTPCHTTGHICYYVTKENSTEPPAVFTGDTLFVAGCGKFFEGTAEQMYKALIEILGRLPPETRVYCGHEYTVSNLKFARHVEPDNEVILKKLAWAKEKCSNGEPTIPSTLADEFTFNPFMRVKEKSVQDHVKQTNPIETMRSLRKEKDGFRVPKE encoded by the exons ATGCTATTCAAGTCACTAGTAGGGAGTGCCTGCACTCTAATAGGAGCTGCGACTGCTTTAAGATTTG CACCTGTGGAAGTCCAGGCCCAAGCAGCTGCTCTCCTTCACAGCGCAGTGAGGAAAACTTCTCTGGTGGAACAAGCAAATATGAGGGTTGAACTTGTCCCAGCGCTCAGTGACAACTACATGTACCTCCTGATTGATGCAGACACGAAAGAAGCAGCCATTGTTGACCCTGTGGAGCCAATTAAG gTTGTGGAGGCTGTAAGAAAACATGGCGTAAAACTCACAACAATTCTGACCACTCATCATCATTG GGACCATGCTAGTGGAAATGAAAAGATGGTGAAGATAATGCCAGGGCTGAAGGTCTACGGAGGGGATGACAGAGTTGATGCTCTGACAAAGAAAGTTTCCCATTCCCACAATTTCAAA CTTGGATcactaaatgtcaaatgtctgtTTACACCATGTCACACAACTGGTCACATCTGCTACTatgtgacaaaagaaaacagcactgaGCCACCAGCTGTTTTCACAG GGGACACGCTGTTTGTGGCAGGTTGTGGTAAATTCTTCGAGGGTACAGCAGAGCAGATGTACAAAGCCTTGATAGAAATTCTGGGACGCCTGCCTCCTGAAACA cgtGTTTACTGTGGTCATGAATACACTGTCAGCAATCTGAAATTTGCTCGTCATGTGGAACCAGACAATGAAGTAATTCTAAAGAAATTAGCATGGGCAAAG gaGAAATGCAGCAATGGAGAACCCACGATTCCATCCACTTTGGCAGATGAATTCACATTTAACCCCTTTATGAGAGTAAA aGAGAAGTCTGTTCAAGATCACGTTAAGCAGACAAATCCGATCGAAACAATGAGAAGCCTCCGGAAAGAGAAGGATGGTTTCCGGGTGCCCAAGGAGTGA